Part of the Xiphophorus maculatus strain JP 163 A chromosome 3, X_maculatus-5.0-male, whole genome shotgun sequence genome, CACCTGTCACCTTCACCTGTCATATGTCATATGTCCTATGTTGTTCAGAGAAAAACATAGGACTCtcgttcttgtttttttgttacctgtctttcatttctttcaaattatgtcAGACTATAATATTCAATATAGATTCtaactttttcatttaaattaatgacaagcttttttttgtattacCAGACATCAGATCATTGGTTGGCTCTTTCTTTAACTCTTGTTCTGGCTTGTTCCAGCTCGGCCATCATTGGTAGGAGACCGTCATACATGTTGGTCTTAATGGCTCTTAGTTTCTCCTGGTACTCCGTTGGCAAGCCATGTTGCTCTGCTCCCATTACAATCACCTAATgttaatgacaaaaaacagtCAATCTTTAAACTGGTGGGGACTTATTTCTAAACAACAGCTATTCAATACTTCTGTTAGTCTTATTAGGGTCAGCATAAAATCACATTAACCTCATTTTCAAACCAATTAATATAAGATTTTTGTCCTAAACATGAtaatacaaaaagattttttcatatcttttgattttgtttttaactgtggTTTTAACTTTACAAATTCCAAATTGCTTCTATAGTTTAGGTAAAAAAATGTGGATCAACTAAAAATATAGCTTTGAGAATGCAAATAGGACAACTATCTTATTTATATGCACAACaacaagcataaaataataGAGATCAAAAACTGCTGAAGCATTATAAAACACAAAGGGGTGATGGCAACGTCATGCTCTGAGAGCGGTCTGGCATCCTGGACAACATGCTGTCAGGTCAATGGACTGCAGAATGCCACACTGAGGCCCGATTGTTCTGATTGTCAATGAAGTAAACTCTTTGAGAtcatttacaaagaaaaataaatagagctaaaaaaaagagGTTTATTGTTTCTAGGTGGATTCTAGAGCcttcacaataaattaaaaaaaatatataaataagttataataatttataaaataaaatattatttagccAACTCTTTGTGCATTGTGAGATACTgtagtttaaaaagaaatggacCAGTGATTGACAGGTCACAAAGCCaagattttctgtttggtttttagtggattttttgtttctgatccACATTTAGGTTTCTAATAATTGTCCTACACAtgagaaaacattcatttaacCAAACTTAGGGTAgattgttcaaaataaaaaaaaccctgatagAGAAATGCTAGTGGATGGATGTGGATGTTCTGAAATTTGTCTGTGCAGTTTAAAGAGGGGCAGAGCTGTCTCCTGATCACCATCTGTTGAATCCATTAATGGTGAGTCTGCTGGACGTGATGAACCCAAATGAGCGTTCAGGGTGAACTAAAAACATTTGGGAGAAGCCATAGTAACATGAGTTCTTTCACTTTTCTCCACAAGTGTTTATCTCAAGTTCCAGGGGAGGTTGGAGAATCCAAATAGACTCTGTTCAGTAACTTTATTTACGATGCAGTTTAGAAGAGCTGTGCCCAGAAGCTTATTGGTGCCTGCTGCAACAGCAAGCCTGACGACTTTTTGGTGGACCCCAGAAGTGTGAGAGGTCATCAGGCTAAGGAGACAAGTGAACTGATGACTATTTAAAAGAAACCAGGGCCCATCCTGATACAGTCCTGCAGTCAGTATCTGGCTCAAGCAGAGAATGAATGACTGTAGGATGGAGTGAGATGAACAGAGGAATTAGGTCTTCATCTGCAGTAATGTGGGCTCCTCTGGTTTGTTGTGGTATAAGAAGAGCTGTGATAAAGCAAAGCTATTAATTCACTCTTCCATCTACATTCCAAACCTCACCTAAAGTCATGAAACCTGAATAGTGGAGCTTCTGCTTCTCATCTACATGAGTCTGTTGAAGTGGTTAGAGCATTTAAGCTCTTCCCTTTGAAGACTATCCAGGCTGTCTCACTGGGAGGAGACCCCAAGGCTGGGTGGGAGTAGATGTCTCTTCTGGCATGGCAATGCCTTGAATAGCTCCTTAATGAGCCTCAGTGTCACCAGGGAAAGGTTTGGCTGGATATACCTTTTGGATCTGTTGCCCCTGCGACCTAATCTTGGACAAATAGAAGACAACAGGTggatggattattttttttcaatggtcTGGACATCAGGCTCAACAGTTTTCCATTAATTGTTATTTTCTATAGGGCTATTTGTGGTTCCTTTCACAtagttttaatgtaaattatttcatattttccaatACACTGAATATTGGGCTGCTCCTTGGGCTCCagtctccttgggctgccaccttatcgtggtggaggggtttgagggGCCCAATGaccctaggagctatgctgtctggggctccatgcccctggtagggtcacccaaggcagacaggtcctaggtgaggaaCCAGACAAAGCGCAACCTGAAGACCCCGATGACGAACGGCAACATTGGACTTCGTGTTCCATCGCCCAGatgcgggtcaccggggccccactctggagccaggcctggagagGGGGCACGATGGCAAGCCTGGTGGctgggcttttacccatggagcccgacCGGGCTCAGcccaaagaggaaacatgggtcccctctcccatgggcccaccatcCATGAGAGGCGCCAAAGGGGTAGGGTGcagtgtgtgatgggtggcggctgagggaggggaccctggcggtctgATCCttggttgcagaagctggctcttggaacgtggaatgtcacctctctggtggggaaggagccggagctggtgtgtgaggttgagaggttccggctagaaatagtcggtctcacctcgacgcatggctctggttctggaaccagtctccttgagaggggctggacatactttcactctggagttgcccacggTGAGAGGCaccgggcaggagtgggcatacgtGTTGccccccatctcggcgcctctATGCCTGTacgagggtagcctccctccgcctacgggtgggggaaCAGGTCctgactgttgtttgtgcttacgggctgaacgacagttcagatgaCCCATCCTTCTTTTAGTCCTTacagggggtactggagagtgcccctcctggggactccattgttctgctgggggacttcaacactcacgtgggcaatgacagtgagacctggagggacGACCCCCCAGATCTGAATtcgagtggtgttctgttgttggacttctgtgctcatcGTGGATTGGCCATAacaaacaccatgttcaggcataagggtgtctaggcctgtcacaatagcaaattttgctcaacgattaattgtctcaaaaattattgagataaacgataatattgtttgaagacttttttacactgatttaatggaaatgacgtaataattcatgcgatttcctgccaaagatagatacactttattttcaaaagaacacttaacactggagctgataaacaaaacaaccaaaaataaaaataaaatggattctcagtctccattaacaaaaactcacttgaaaaaaacaactaaacatcataaagccaaagtggaaataaatactgcattcaaccaaaagagtgcagattatgaagtctgtatattatgttgcccttcagtaataattagatttaaatagagaagatgggcacatcgactacctgatgcaatagttcacactacacgattttttgctcctatttttccccttacaacaatcttagaacgttggtctttctaagattgtgtggtgtgttacggtagatcgtcattgccgctccgatccaaatcagggattttcccagactgggagcttaacgcagcctgttgaatgtgacaggtagccaatcagaaagcgaggattctcctctgaggggaaattacgtcggggaatcccaaacagctggcACGACGCAACcggaagtccagcggacattggagatgatatgtggaaacaacattaatgtttattcaacatgcaaagaatatagaaatgacaaggggaggagtttgAGTGAAATTGCTACTgcacttttcagctgttcttcgtcaACGTGACGTAAATCGGTTCTAATGactttcattcagtcaggactgacactagcaacatgcattgcaggtagattgtagtaaagcattgattaatgcctggttttaaaattagttcactgaacttgtagccattattttgtgcccattgttggacaccacatggcaggaacgaaccgatcgaaccgttatacctaggatttctgtcggctaatgtgtggtctgtcaggttttgaaaatgggccgacagctCTTAGATCgggtcgtgtgcgctgggctttactctaaggaaatgaggaagggggtcagtggagagcaccggagttgagcctttttttcattctgtgtcattaacagaaagagaaaaaggccggaagagacgataatgccgataagtccatagttttaatttatcgtacgattacttgatttaccgtttattgcgacaggcctaagggtgtccatatgtgcacttggcacctggacaccctaggccgcagttcaatgatcgactttgtcatcgtttcatcggatctgtcGCCGTAtatcttggacactcgggtgaagagaggtgcggagctgtccactgaccactacctggtggtgagttggctccggtggtgggggaggatgccggtcagacctggcaggcccaaacgtgttgtgagggtctgctgggaatgtctggcggaatcccctgtgagacggcactttaactcccatctccggcagaaCTTTGAACACATTCCGGGGGATGAGGGGGACATGGAGTcggagtggaccatgttccatgcctccattgtcgaggctgCCTATCGaggctgtggccgcaaggttgtcggtgcctgtcgcggcggcaaccctcaaACCCGTTGGTAGAcgccttcggtgagggatgctgtcaggctgaagaaggagtcctatcagatatttttggcctgtgggactcaagaagcagctgatgggtactgGCGGACGAAGAGGCATGCGGCTTGGGTGGTTGCTGAGTCAAAAACTCAgacgtgggaggagtttggagaggccctggagaaagacttccgttcgacttcgaggcgattctggtccaccatccggcatcTCGGGGGGGAAgtggtgcagcaccaacactgtttacagtggggatggtgtgcttctgacctctactcgggacgttgtgggccggtgggcagaatactttgaagacctcctcaatgCCACCAActtgccttccattgaggaagctgagcctggggactctgggttgggctctccaatctctggggacgaggtcgccgaggtggatAAAAAGCTCCTcagtggcagggccccgggggtggatgagatccggccggagttccttaaggctctggatgttgcagggttgtgttggctgacgcgactctgcaatattgcatggacatcgggggcagttcttctggattggcagactggggtggtggtccccctgttcaaacagggggaccggagggtgtgctccaattacaggggggtcacactcttaagcctccctggcaaggtctattcaggggtcctggagaggagggtccattggatagtcgaacctcagattcaggaagagcagtgtggttttcgtcctggttgTGGAActctggaccagctctacaccctcagcagggtcctggagggtgcatgggagttcacCCAACCAGtatacatgtgttttgtggacttggagaaggcgttcgaccgtgtccctcagggagccctgtgggggctCCTCCAGGAGTATGGGGTCctgggccctttgatacgggctctcaggtccctgtatgaccggtgtcagagtctggtctgcattgccggcagtaagtcggacttgtttctggtgagagttggacccagggctgccctttgtcatgATTCTGTttattactttcatggacagaatttctaggcagagccaaggtgttgaggggatccattttggtggccttaggattgTATCTCTGCTTTGTGCAaatgatgtggtcctattggcttcatcaggccgtgatctgcagctcttgcTGGAGCGGTTCATAGCCAAGTGTGAAGCGGCTAGGATGAGGATCAgcgcctccaaatccgaggccatggtcttgagctggaaaagggtagagtgccttctccgggtcggggggagggtgtcctgccccaagtggaggagttcaagtatctcgggatcttgttcacgaatgggggaagaagagagcgggagatcgacaggcagattggcgcagcgtctgccgtcaagcgggcgctgtaccggtcccactgggaggaggccccggggaagacccaggacacactggagggactatgtctctcagctggcctgggaatgcctCGGGAtacccccggaggagctggaataagtggctggggagagggaagtctaggcctcccttctgaagctgctaccccccgactcgaccccggataagcaaaagaagatggatggatggatgaatactGACTTCTAAAGCCATTAATAATGAAGAAGAATCAGATATGTTTTAAGTAGCATTTTACATACGTTGTGTACTTAAAGAATTTATCTTTGCTACATGAATGTCCAGTGACCAATCCCAAAGTTAGAAATGGAGAGACTACAAGATCTCTTTCAATTTAACAacataattgtgtttttagtAGTCACATTATTACCCAAAAGGGATGGGATTGGaatgaaatatattaattataaataagtaTTTGAAGAATATTGTAGGACAATTTCATCTCATGAACTAAGACTGAATGCTGTCAAGACTGAATGTCATAAGGAAAATATAGACAAGACAAAgattttgaacttttcacaaGCAAATCCCAAACTAACAAATGAAATCTGGGCAgttcatataaataaattataaattttatCACTGAACCTAAAGGCCAACTTTCTTTTTCATGAGTTAAAATGACTACTTCCAGTAAATTAAAGCACATAGAAACTCCTTCAGGATTTACATGATAGCCAGcataaattgatttaaaaagaccTTACCTGTAGATATTGTGGTGATGGTCGGGCATACACACAGCTGTTCATTATGTAGGTACGACAGCTGATATCTTGACCTTTTGTCTTCACTGATAATTCCACAGGTCGGTAAGCACCTAACATCACATTCTCTTGACTGAAGGGGTGCACATACAAGAGTGCGCATGTTTTTAGGTATGAAAGCATGCAAACATGTCCagataaaattgaaaaacaaagcaaatgaaataacattttacttgTCTAGTGACTCTAGATCAGATATGCTCATCCGTCACACCACACCCCACACCTCGTCCCCTGGGCTGTCCTCTATGGTGGCCACTCCACCATGCCAGCGGTCACTGGCTAGACCTTTGTAGTTGCCAAACACCAATTTATAATCctaaaaaaagacatgaaagtCATTGATCAGATTTACTTTCCAGCATATAAGAGCTAGATGCTGACGGTACTTCTTCAGCACTATACCTTGAGCTTTGCCACGCAGTACACTGTTGCAGAGGGATTCTTGAGCTGGAGACGCTCCTTTAGAAGGTTACTACCATATGCAAAGTACAGAAATGTTTGGCTATTCTCCATGTTGTTATCAGGTGAGGACCTGTAAACAAGAGTCATCAAAAACAAAGAGTGAGCAATTAGCTGAGCCCCAGCTGTGTGTTTAGAGAAACTGCTGGTAAAAATGAGAGAGCCTGAACAGCACAGTGACATAACTGAAGCACTGGCCTTTCAGCAGCACCACACTATTCCTGTGCTAATCCTACCCACTGTCACTGAGCACTATTCACTCACAAGTAGTTTACCACACAGGTTCAGACAAAGGCACAGAACCACGTACTTAacataaaatacacatattCTCACACACAAAATCAGCAGAGATACTTAAGAAATAttattgtaaagaaaatatgaggaacataaaattattgatatttctatTAGTGCTAATTTTATAGCTTCATTCGTCACAGTTTGCACACTGTGACAAAGATTATTTTCCTGAAACTAGAGGTATTATTTCCAAACAACACCTGAAATAATTCAAACTGCAATCTAATGATTAACTAATAATTTAGTCATGAAGGTTCTGGTTGGTTAGGGTATGAGCTCAAACCCTAAC contains:
- the LOC102218941 gene encoding LOW QUALITY PROTEIN: gamma-glutamylcyclotransferase-like (The sequence of the model RefSeq protein was modified relative to this genomic sequence to represent the inferred CDS: substituted 1 base at 1 genomic stop codon), with amino-acid sequence MTLVYRSSPDNNMENSQTFLYFAYGSNLLKERLQLKNPSATVYCVAKLKDYKLVFGNYKGLASDRWHGGVATIEDSPGDEVWGVVXRMSISDLESLDNQENVMLGAYRPVELSVKTKGQDISCRTYIMNSCVYARPSPQYLQVIVMGAEQHGLPTEYQEKLRAIKTNMYDGLLPMMAELEQARTRVKERANQ